The Ahaetulla prasina isolate Xishuangbanna chromosome 4, ASM2864084v1, whole genome shotgun sequence genome has a window encoding:
- the LOC131198694 gene encoding LOW QUALITY PROTEIN: olfactory receptor 14A16-like (The sequence of the model RefSeq protein was modified relative to this genomic sequence to represent the inferred CDS: substituted 1 base at 1 genomic stop codon): protein MKNETAVPYFLLLEFSNNWHLQLLHFSFFLVLYLATITTNLLIISAVTLDHXLHSPMYFFLMNLSLLGLGIVSVIVPKSMINSLMNTRYISYFGCVAQIFLFPSFGASDFFLLTIMAYDRYVAICHPLHYQMVMNWKACTEIIILIWLIGFFYGLLHTICTFSIIFCSNVVNQFFCEIPQLLKLSCSGLNLCDTSVLLVGIIAGLDCFIFILVSYAVIFKTTLRIPSEKGRQKTLSTCLPHLIVVSTLLLSGCFAYLRPPSNTPSYLNFGLTVLYSILPPLFNPIIYSMRNKNIKCVLSQLWRF from the coding sequence ATGAAGAATGAAACAGCAGTCCCTTATTTTCTGCTCCTGGAATTCTCAAATAATTGGCACTTGCAGCTTTTgcatttctccttcttccttgtgTTGTATCTGGctactataacaacaaatcttctCATCATCTCTGCGGTAACTTTAGACCATTGACTGCACAGCCCCATGTACTTCTTTCTCATGAATTTGTCTCTACTGGGCCTGGGCATTGTTTCAGTCATTGTACCCAAATCCATGATAAATTCTCTCATGAACACCAGATACATCTCCTATTTTGGTTGTGTGGCTCAaatatttctctttccctcctttggaGCTTCTGATTTTTTCCTCCTGACAATAATGGCATATGATCGATATGTTGCCATTTGCCATCCACTGCATTATCAGATGGTAATGAATTGGAAAGCCTGTACTGAAATAATTATTCTAATTTGGTTGATAGGGTTTTTCTATGGACTGTTGCACACCATTTGCACTTTTTCCATCATTTTTTGTTCTAATGTGGTCAACCAATTTTTCTGTGAAATTCCACAATTGCTAAAATTATCCTGCTCTGGCTTAAATCTATGTGACACTAGTGTTCTTCTGGTCGGTATTATTGCTGGActagattgttttatttttatacttgtatCTTATGCAGTGATATTTAAGACAACGTTAAGAATCCCTTCTGAAAAAGGAAGACAAAAGACCTTATCCACTTGTCTTCCCCACTTGATAGTAGTGTCTACATTATTATTAAGTGGATGCTTTGCTTATCTGAGACCTCCCTCAAACACACCATCTTACTTAAATTTTGGATTGACTGTTCTGTACTCCATTCTTCCACCCCTGTTCAACCCAATCATCTATAGCATGAGAAATAAGAATATCAAATGTGTCCTTTCTCAACTATGGAGATTCTga